From Mycobacterium cookii:
GCTGCTCGACAACTTCCCGATCTGGCAGACCCAGATCGCGGTGCAGCGCCGCGATGCGCAGTCGCCGGCCACGAAACTCGAGTCGTCGGGCGGGCTTTCGCTGGACACCGCCGCCGAATACGCCGGGACGGGTGTGGACTACCTCGCCGTCGGTGCGCTCACCCATTCGGTCCGGGTGCTCGACATCGGTCTGGACGTCTGACACCGTTCGAGCTACCGCGTCGGGTGCCCGAGGTCCAGCTACGGCGCAGACAGAGTTTTCCAATTCTCGGTTCGCTGAGCGCCGCGATCTAGCGGCAAAGCAAGCGACGAGCCGCCGGTTTGGCGGCCTCGAGTGCGGCCACGTCGCCCGCGATGCGGGATAAGATCAACGCTCCCTCGATCAACGAAATGACAGCAATAGCAACGCTTTCCGCTTCGGTCGCCGACCAGCCGTCGGTGTGCAACCGCACTTCGATGGCTTTGCACCAGCCGGTGAAGGCTCGTGCCGACGCTTCGCGCACGAGGGCGCTGGCATTGACCGACTCGGTGGCGATCGGCTCAATGGGGCAGCCGTCACGGCGGTCGGCGGTCAGTCCGGCGGCAAGCAGCGCAATCCACCGATCGACGATGTCGGCCACCGGTTGTCCGCCGGCCAGAAATTTGCGCAGCAGTTGCTCGATGGCAGCTCCGGTGCTGTCGACGACTGCGGCGGCCAATTGCTGCTTTCCCCGCGGGAAGTGGTGATACAGCGAACCCGGCTTTACCGCCGCCTCGTCCAGGATCTGGCTGAGCCCGGTTGCCGCATACCCCTGGCGGCGGAACAGCGTGGCCGCGGCATCGATCAATGCGGCCCGGCTGCGGTCTGGTCTCGGCACGCTGTTGACAATACTTGAGTAATCACTCAAGAATGCTGAGATGAGGCAACTGACGTTCGAAGAGGCCGGTCGCTACGCGTGGCGCGACGTCGCTGACCCGGAGATCACCGAGCCACAGCAAGCGTTGGTCCGGCCGTTGGCGGTGGCCTGCTGCGACCTCGACGTCGCCGTGGTCCACGGCCGATTGCCGATGCCGCCCGGACACGCAGTCGGCCATGAGGGACTCGGCGAGGTTGTCGCGGTGGGCGACGGGGTATCCGGCGTCCGAGTCGGCGACCGCGTTGTCGTGCCTTTTCAAATCAACTGCGGACACTGCCGCGAATGTCGCCGCGGCGTCACGGGTTCATGCGGTTCGCTGCCGATGATGGCGATGTACGGAATGGCCCCGCTTGCCGGTCTCGACGGCGGCGGCTTCATGAGCGATCTGGTACTCGTGCCCTACGCCGACGCGATGTTGATTCCTGTTTCCGACGCCGTCGACCTGACCGCTGTTGCCTCACTGTCGGACAACATTCCCGACGGCTGGCGCGCCGTTGGACCATACCGTGCGGAGCTGGCCGGGCTCGATCCTGCCGATCGCCGCGTCCTCGTGGTCGGCCGCCTGTCGATCGGGCTGTACGCGACGGCGTTCGCAGCAGCACTCGGCTTCCACGTCGACTACGTCGATACCAATTCGGACCGCCTGGCTGCCGCCGAGAAGCTCGGGGCAGCGGTCCATGACCTAGCCAAACCCGACAAGTCCTGGGATCCCTATCCGGTAACCGTGCACACCAGCGGCGATTCAGCGCTGCTGGCCGCGTCGCTGCGCGCCACCTGGCCGGACGGCGTGTGCACCGACACCGGGATCTACCCGCAATACAACGTCGAGATGCCGCTGCTGCCGATGTACACGCGAGGGGTGAGGTTCGTCACCGGGCGGGTCAGCGCGCGCGCCGTCATCCCGGAGATTCTGGATGTACTGGCCGGGGGATGCGACCTGCGGCCGGTCGTCGACCGCGTCGTGCCATGGGAGGACGCTCCGTCGGCCTGGCCGGCGATGAACGGAAAGACCGTGTTCACCCGCGCTTAGGCGATAGTTGCTACACGAGACAGCGGTGAGGGTTGTGAATCGTCGAGATGCACAACCCTGGGTGCCCTCTCGCGGGAATCCGCGCTTAAATGATATCGCCGACGAACACCGCGACCCGGCCGATCTGCCGGCGGGCGAAAAAGGGCAGACCCGTGCCGTCGCTGCCGGCCGGCAGTACCCGCGGGTTGATGATGTGGACGTCCTTGCGGATGAAGTGCAGGTCGGCCTCGCCAGCGGCCAGCACGTTCTTGACCCAGTCGGTCTTGCCGTGGGCCAGTCCAATCGCCAGCACGTTGCCTTTGCGGTAGGCGGTCACGATGGTTTCGTACGGCTTGCCCGAGGTGCGCCCGCGGTGCTTGATCACCGAGAACGTCGGAAGGTAGCGCGCGATCGGCTTGACCGCCGGGTTGAAGTACTTGGTCTGAAAGTTCTCGAACCAGACCGGGAAGATCATCGGGACGCCCGGGGCGTTGTTGGGATGGTCCTTGCGGGACATGGCGACTCCGTTTTCGTCGGGTGCGGTCACTGTACCGGCCCGATATGCAGTTGCTCTGTTCTGGGACAATGGTGAACGTGACTGTGATGGCGCGCATTGACCTGCGGGGCGCAGACCTGTCCACCGCGCGGCTGCGGGCGGCGCTGCCCCGCGGCGGAGTGGACGTGGAGGCCGCTCTGTCCACCGTGCGTCCGATCGTCGACGCGGTCGCCGATCGGGGTGCAGCGGCCGCACTTGAGTACGGCGAATCGCTGGACGGAGTGCGCCCGCCGACGGTTCGGGTACCCAGCGCCGAGCTGGACGCCGCGCTGGCCGGCCTGGATCGCGACGTCCGGGCCGCACTGGAGGTGGCGATCGAGCGCGCCCGCGCCGTGCACGCCGATCAGCGTCGCTCCGACTCGACGACGACGCTGGGTCCCGGCGCCACCGTCACCGAGCGCTGGGTTCCGGTCGACCGGGTCGGGCTGTACGTGCCGGGTGGCAACGCCGTCTACCCGTCCAGCGTGGTGATGAACGTCGTCCCGGCGCAGGCTGCCGGGGTCGGCTCGCTGGTGGTGGCCAGCCCGCCGCAGGCGCAGCCGCAGGGCCGATTTGCGGGTCTGCCGCACCCGACGATCCTGGCCGCCGCCCGGCTGCTCGGCGTCGACGAGGTGTGGGCGGTCGGCGGGGCGCAGGCGGTGGCATTGCTGGCCTACGGCGGCGTGGATACCGACGACGCCGAGCTCACGCCGGTCGACATGATCACCGGGCCGGGCAACATCTACGTCACCGCGGCCAAGCGTCTGGTCCGGTCCCGGGTCGGCATCGACGCCGAGGCCGGGCCCACCGAGATCGCCATCCTGGCTGACGACACAGCCGACCCGGCGCACGTCGCCGCCGACCTGATCAGCCAGGCCGAGCACGACGAGATGGCGGCCAGCGTCCTGGTGACGCCCAGCGAAGCGCTCGCCGACGCCGTCGACACCGAATTGGCCACCCAGCTGGACACCACCGTGCACCGGCAACGCGTCACCACCGCGCTGGCCGGGCGACAGTCGGCCGTCATCCTGGTGGACGACATCGACGCGGGCATCCGCACCGTCAACGCCTACGCCGCAGAACACCTGGAGATCCAGACCGCCAACCCCGACAAGGTCGCAGCCCAGATCCGTTCCGCCGGAGCAATTTTCGTCGGCCCGTATTCGCCGGTCAGCCTTGGTGACTACTGCGCCGGTTCCAATCACGTGTTGCCGACCGCGGGTAGCGCCGCGCACTCCAGCGGCCTGTCGGTGCAGACCTTCCTTCGTGGTATCCACGTCGTCGACTACACCGAGGCGGCGCTGAAAGACGTATCGGGACACGTGATCACGCTGGCCAAGGCCGAAGATCTGCCCGCGCACGGCGAGGCGATACGGCGGAGGTTCGAGCAGTGACCGACCGACCCTCGCTCGACGACTTACCGCTGCGCGGTGACCTGCGCGGCAAATCACCTTATGGCGCACCGCAATTGACGGTGCCGGTCCGGTTGAACACCAACGAGAACCCGCACCCGCCCAGCAAGGCGCTCGTCGACGACGTCGTCGCCTCCGTGCGCGACGTGGCCGTCGACCTGCACCGCTACCCCGATCGGGACGCGGTGGCGCTGCGCACCGACCTGGCCGCGTACCTGACCGAGCAGACCGGCGTCCGCCTTGGCGTGCAAAACCTCTGGGCGGCAAACGGATCCAACGAGATCCTGCAGCAGCTCCTGCAGGCTTTCGGCGGGCCCGGCCGCAGCGCCATCGGGTTCGTGCCGTCGTATTCGATGCACCCGATCATCTCCGACGGCACGCAGACCGCGTGGATCCAGACGCCGCGCGCCGCGGACTTCAACCTTGACGCCGACGCCGCGGTCGCTGCGATCACCGAACACCAACCCGATGTGGTGTTCGTTGTCAGCCCCAATAATCCGACCGGACAGAGTATTTCGCTGCCCGACCTGCGCCGGCTGCTGGATGCCGCACCCGGAATCGTGATCGTCGACGAGGCGTATGCCGAGTTCTCGTCGCAGCCGAGCGCGGTCACGCTGGTCGAGCAGTACCCCACCAAGCTGGTCGTGACGCGGACCATGAGCAAGGCGTTCGCATTCGCCGGCGGCCGACTGGGCTACCTGGTCGCGACCCCGGCGGTGATCGACGCGATGCTGCTGGTGCGGCTGCCGTACCACCTGTCGTCGGTGACGCAAGCGGCCGCCCGTGCGGCGCTGCGGCACGCCGACGACACACTGGCCAGCGTGGCGACGTTGAGCGCCGAACGGGAGCGGGTTTCAGGGGCGTTGACCGGCATGGGTTTTCAGGTCGTTCCCAGCGATGCCAACTTCGTGTTGTTCGGCAGGTTCGCCGACGCGCCGGGCACCTGGCAGCGCTACCTCGACGACGGTGTACTGATACGCGACGTCGGCATACCGGGGTATCTGCGTACCACGATCGGGCTGGCCGAGGAGAACGACGCGTTCCTGGTGGCCAGCGCACGCCTGGCCACCACCGAGTTGGCTCAGCCGTTAGGAGCGTCATGACCGGCCGTCGCGCACGCATCGAGCGCACCACCAAGGAATCCGACATCGTCGTCGAGATCGACCTCGACGGAACCGGAAACGTCCACGTCGACACCGGTGTGCCGTTCTACGATCACATGCTGCACGCGCTCGGCAGCCACGCCAGCTTCGACCTGACTGTCCGCGCCAAGGGTGATGTCGAGATCGAAGGGCACCACACCATCGAGGACACCGCGATCGTGCTCGGCCAGGCGCTGGGGCAGGCCCTCGGCGACAAGAAGGGCATCCGCCGCTTCGGCGACGCGTACATCCCGATGGACGAGACGCTTGCGCACGCGATCGTCGACGTCTCCGGCCGGCCCTACTGCGTACACACCGGTGAGCCGGATCACTTGCGGCACACCACGATTGCTGGTAGCGCGGTGCCCTACCACACCGTGATCAACCGACACGTGTTCGAGACGCTGGCCAACAACGCCCGCATCGCGTTGCACGTCCGTGTCCTCTACGGCCGCGACCCGCACCACATCACCGAGGCCCAGTACAAGGCGGTCGCCCGGGCACTGCGTCAGGCAGTCGAGGCCGACCCGCGAGTGTCGGGCGTGCCGTCCACCAAAGGCAGCCTGTGACAACGAAATCCGTCGTGGTGCTGGACTATGGCTCCGGTAACCTGCGGTCCGCGCAGCGTGCGCTGCAGCGGGTCGGTGCCGCCGTGGAGGTGACCGCGGACCTCGACGCCGCCGCGGCCGCCGACGGGCTGGTGGTGCCGGGCGTCGGCGCGTTCGAGGCGTGCATGAGCGGGCTGCGGGGGATAGCCGGCGAGCGGGTCATCGCCGAACGGGTCGCCGCCGGCCGACCGGTGCTGGGCGTGTGCGTGGGCATGCAGATCCTGTTCGCCCGCGGAGTCGAATTCGGCGTGGAGAGCAACGGTTGCGGGCAATGGGCCGGCACCGTGACCAGGCTGGACGCTCCGGTGATCCCGCACATGGGCTGGAATGTGGTGTCGGCCGCGCCGGGCAGTGCGCTGTTCAAGGGGCTGGACGCCGACGCGCGGTTCTACTTCGTGCACTCCTACGCCGCCCAGCGTTGGGAGGGCGGTCCTGAGGCGCTGCTGACGTGGGCCACCCACGGGGTACCGTTCCTGGCCGCGGTCGAGGACGGTCCGCTGTCCGCGACGCAGTTCCATCCGGAGAAGAGCGGGGATGCCGGGGCGGCTGTGCTGAGCAATTGGGTTGAAGGGTTATGACGTGTCGTTGATTTTGTTGCCCGCCGTCGACGTGGTCGAGGGCAAAGCGGTGCGCCTGGTGCAGGGCAAGGCCGGAAGCGAAACCGAGTACGGCTCAACGCTGGACGCCGCGCTGACCTGGCAACGCGACGGCGCGCAGTGGGTGCATCTGGTCGACCTCGACGCGGCGTTCGGCCGTGGTTCCAACCGCGAGCTGCTGGCCGAGGTCGTCGGCAAGCTCGACGTCGCGGTCGAGCTGTCCGGCGGCATCCGCGACGACGAGTCGCTGCAGGCCGCGCTGGCCACCGGCTGCGCTCGGGTCAACGTCGGGACCGCCGCCCTGGAGAACCCGCAGTGGTGTGCGAAAGCCATCGCCGAGCACGGCGACAAGGTCGCGGTCGGTCTGGATGTGCAGATCGTCGACGGTGATCATCGGCTGCGCGGTCGCGGCTGGGAGACCGACGGCGGAGATCTCTGGGAGGTTCTGGAACGCCTTGACGGCGAGGGCTGTTCGCGGTTCGTCGTCACCGACGTCACCAAGGACGGGACGTTGACCGGCCCCAACCTCGACCTGCTGCGGGCTGTCGCCGAGCGCACCGACATCCCGGTGATCGCCTCCGGCGGGGTGTCCAGTCTCGATGACCTCCGCGCCATCGCCACGCTGACCGACAGCGGCGTCGAGGGCGCCATCGTCGGCAAGGCGCTCTACGCCGGGCGGTTCACGCTGCCGCAGGCGCTGGCAGCGGTGGCGGGGTAGGTCCGCAATGGATCTCGACGCGCTGGTGGAGAAAGCGTCGGCGATCCTCGACGCCGCCGCGACGCCGTTCGTCGCCGGTCACCGGGCGGACTCCGCAGTCAGCAAGCGCGGCGACGACTTCGCCACCAAAGTCGATCTGGCGATCGAACGCCAGGTGGTCGACGCGCTGGTGTCGGCGACCGGAATCCCGGTGCACGGGGAGGAATTCGGCGGTGCCGATCTCGACCTGCCGTGGGTCTGGGTGCTCGACCCGGTCGACGGGACGTTCAACTATGCCGCCGGATCACCGATGGCGGCGATTCTGCTCGGCCTGCTGCACGACGGGAAACCGGTTGCGGGTCTGACCTGGTTGCCGTTCATGAATGAGCGATACGCGGCGGTGTTGGGAGGGCCGGTGGTGAAAAACGGTGTGCCGCAACCACCGCTGGCCGAAGCCGACCTCAACCACGCGATCATCGGTGTCGGAACCTTCAACGCCGACTCACGTGGCCGGTTCTCCGGGCGGTACCGGGTGGCGGTGCTCGAAGAACTCAGCCGGGTGTCGTCGCGGATGCGGATGCACGGCGCCACCGGCATCGATCTCGCCTACGTCGCCGACGGCGTCCTGGGCGGCTCGATCAGTTTCGGCGACCACGTTTGGGATCACGCTGCCGGCGTGGCTCTGGTGCGGGCGGCGGGGGGCATCGTCACGACCCTGGACGGCGACGAATGGACTCCGGAGTCGCGGTCCGCGCTGGCCGCCGCTCCGGGAGTGCACGACCAGTTGCTGGAGATGTTGCGCGGAGTAGGACACCCCGATGAATATTGAGCGTACTGAATCCAGCTGCACCAGCCTTGCCGTGCGGGTGATCCCATGCCTCGACGTCGACGACGGCCGAGTGGTCAAGGGCGTCAACTTCGAGAATCTGCGGGACGCGGGTGATCCGGTGGAGCTGGCCGCGGCCTACGACGCCGAGGGCGCCGACGAGTTGACCTTCCTGGACGTGACCGCATCGTCGTCGGGACGGGCCACCATGCTCGAGGTCGTCCGCCGCACCGCCGAGCAGGTGTTCATCCCGCTGACCGTCGGCGGTGGTGTCCGGACGGTCGCCGATGTCGACGCATTGCTGCGGGCCGGAGCCGACAAGGTGTCCATCAACACCGCCGCGATCGCGCGGCCGGACCTGCTGGCCGAATTGGCGGCCCAATTCGGTTCGCAGTGCATCGTGTTGTCGGTTGATGCCCGCACGGTGCCGGCCGGGGCGGATCCGACGCCGTCGGGCTGGGAGGTCACCACCCACGGCGGCCGCCGCGGGACCGGCATCGACGCGGTCGAGTGGGCGGCTCGTGGGGCCGAATTGGGCGTCGGGGAGATCCTGCTCAACTCGATGGACGCCGACGGCACCCGGGCCGGCTTCGACCTGCCGATGTTGCGGGCGGTCCGGGCGGCGGTGACGGTGCCGGTGATCGCCAGTGGCGGCGCGGGCGCGCTCGACCACTTCGCGCCGGCGGTGCTCGCGGGTGCCGATGCGGTGTTGGCGGCCAGCGTGTTTCACTTCCGCCAGTTGACGATCGGGCAGGTGAAAGAGGCGATGGCCGCAGAAGGGATCACGGTCCGATGACACTCGACCCCGCTGTCGCGGCCCGGCTCAAGCGCAACGCCGACGGACTGTTCACCGCCGTCGTGCAGGAGCGCAGCAGCGGCGACGTGTTGATGGTCGCCTGGATGGACGACGACGCGCTGGCCCGCACCCTGGAAACCCGTGAGGGCACGTATTTCTCGCGGTCCCGCGGCGAACAGTGGATCAAGGGAGCCACGTCCGGCCACACCCAGCGGGTGCATGCAGTGAAGCTGGACTGCGACGGCGACGCAGTGTTGCTGGTCGTCGATCAGGTCGGCGCGGCGTGCCACACCGGCGACCACAGTTGCTTCGACGCCGACGTTCTGCTGGCACCACCCGAGTAGCGGTGCCGCGGCATCGTTCATTTTGTGAACAATGTTTGCTGAGCCAAGCTAACGACGGGTCGGCGGCGTCATTGACAGCCGATCAGGTCGAGGGATGATTGGTTAGCACACCTAGCGCCAAAGTGCCGTCAATCCCCATGGAAGTCCGGCGTAGTGGGCAACGCGCCCGACGGATTGGCATTACCGCCGCCGCTCTGCAAGTCAACAGACAAGGATCTGCATCGTTGTCGCGCGCAACCCGCAGCAATGTTGCTAGCGTGACAACCTCGGTATCGGTATCGGCGTGTTGAAACCTGGAAATTAGGCCATGGGGGCAGTGGCACCACCACCGACGGGGCTTCGGCGCCTCGTCCGGATCGCGGCGGTCCCGACCGCCGCGTGGCTGACAGTTGCCGTCTGGTTTCAGACGGGATGGGGTGGCTCGTCGACGCTGGCCGTGGTGCATTCCGCCGCAGGGCTGTTCTTCCCGACATTTGCGGCAGTGAGCACGGCCGTCGCAGCCCGGCGAAGTGGCGGTCGGGAGCGCACGGCGTGGCTGGTGATGACCCTCGGTCTGGTTGCGCTGGAATTCGGCGCCATGACGGTGCTCTTTCACCGGTACTGGCGCGGGAGTGTCTATCCCTTGTATCCGCCGGCGGCGATGGTCGGGTACTTGATACTTCCGTTCGTCGTCTGCGTGGCGGTGCTGATTTTCCCGGTCGGCTATCCCGGTGTCGCACGGGTGCGGATGGTGCTGGACGGCGCGATCGTCGCCGCGTCGCTGTTCGTCGTGGCCTGGGTGACTCTGCTGCGTGATGTGTACTCCTCGACACGCGTCGGTGGCGTCGACAAACTGTTGTCGATCGCCTGTCCGGTATCGGGGGTCGTCACCGTGACGGTCGCGGTCCTGGTGCTAGCCCACGCGGACACCCGGTGGCGAGAGACGTTGACCGTGTTGACGGTTGGCCTGACCCTGATCGCCGCGTCCGGCAGCGCCTACGTGTATCTGTTGGCACGCGGTATCTACCTGTTCGACAGTCCGTTGGGGATGGGCTGGCCGGCCGGGCTGGTGCTCATCGGTGTCGCCGCGCTCAGCTATCCATCGAGTGCACCCGATCCGTCGGGCAAACCGGCGGCGTTGCTCAGTGACCCGTTCTACCTATGGCTGCCCTACATCCCGCTCGCCGTCGCGGGCGGCCTCGAACTCGCCCAGTTCCGCGACCACCTGGTGTCCGACCCGGCCCGGGCCGCGGCGCCCTGGCTGATCATCGCGGTGCTGGCCCGCCAGTTCCTGGTGGTCGCCGAAAACCGGCGGCTGCTGCACAGCGCGTCTGATCGTGCGCTCCACGACCCGCTGACCAACTTGGCCAACAGGGTGTTGTTCCACGACCGGCTCGAGCATGCGATGCAGCTCCATCACCGCGACCACCGCTCAGTCGCGGTGCTGTCGATGGATCTCGACGACTTCAAACTCATCAACGACAATTTGGGTCATCCCGTCGGCGACGCACTGCTCGTCCAAGCCGCACAACGACTCATGT
This genomic window contains:
- a CDS encoding TetR/AcrR family transcriptional regulator, with protein sequence MPRPDRSRAALIDAAATLFRRQGYAATGLSQILDEAAVKPGSLYHHFPRGKQQLAAAVVDSTGAAIEQLLRKFLAGGQPVADIVDRWIALLAAGLTADRRDGCPIEPIATESVNASALVREASARAFTGWCKAIEVRLHTDGWSATEAESVAIAVISLIEGALILSRIAGDVAALEAAKPAARRLLCR
- a CDS encoding alcohol dehydrogenase catalytic domain-containing protein yields the protein MRQLTFEEAGRYAWRDVADPEITEPQQALVRPLAVACCDLDVAVVHGRLPMPPGHAVGHEGLGEVVAVGDGVSGVRVGDRVVVPFQINCGHCRECRRGVTGSCGSLPMMAMYGMAPLAGLDGGGFMSDLVLVPYADAMLIPVSDAVDLTAVASLSDNIPDGWRAVGPYRAELAGLDPADRRVLVVGRLSIGLYATAFAAALGFHVDYVDTNSDRLAAAEKLGAAVHDLAKPDKSWDPYPVTVHTSGDSALLAASLRATWPDGVCTDTGIYPQYNVEMPLLPMYTRGVRFVTGRVSARAVIPEILDVLAGGCDLRPVVDRVVPWEDAPSAWPAMNGKTVFTRA
- a CDS encoding nitroreductase family deazaflavin-dependent oxidoreductase — encoded protein: MSRKDHPNNAPGVPMIFPVWFENFQTKYFNPAVKPIARYLPTFSVIKHRGRTSGKPYETIVTAYRKGNVLAIGLAHGKTDWVKNVLAAGEADLHFIRKDVHIINPRVLPAGSDGTGLPFFARRQIGRVAVFVGDII
- the hisD gene encoding histidinol dehydrogenase; protein product: MMARIDLRGADLSTARLRAALPRGGVDVEAALSTVRPIVDAVADRGAAAALEYGESLDGVRPPTVRVPSAELDAALAGLDRDVRAALEVAIERARAVHADQRRSDSTTTLGPGATVTERWVPVDRVGLYVPGGNAVYPSSVVMNVVPAQAAGVGSLVVASPPQAQPQGRFAGLPHPTILAAARLLGVDEVWAVGGAQAVALLAYGGVDTDDAELTPVDMITGPGNIYVTAAKRLVRSRVGIDAEAGPTEIAILADDTADPAHVAADLISQAEHDEMAASVLVTPSEALADAVDTELATQLDTTVHRQRVTTALAGRQSAVILVDDIDAGIRTVNAYAAEHLEIQTANPDKVAAQIRSAGAIFVGPYSPVSLGDYCAGSNHVLPTAGSAAHSSGLSVQTFLRGIHVVDYTEAALKDVSGHVITLAKAEDLPAHGEAIRRRFEQ
- a CDS encoding histidinol-phosphate transaminase; its protein translation is MTDRPSLDDLPLRGDLRGKSPYGAPQLTVPVRLNTNENPHPPSKALVDDVVASVRDVAVDLHRYPDRDAVALRTDLAAYLTEQTGVRLGVQNLWAANGSNEILQQLLQAFGGPGRSAIGFVPSYSMHPIISDGTQTAWIQTPRAADFNLDADAAVAAITEHQPDVVFVVSPNNPTGQSISLPDLRRLLDAAPGIVIVDEAYAEFSSQPSAVTLVEQYPTKLVVTRTMSKAFAFAGGRLGYLVATPAVIDAMLLVRLPYHLSSVTQAAARAALRHADDTLASVATLSAERERVSGALTGMGFQVVPSDANFVLFGRFADAPGTWQRYLDDGVLIRDVGIPGYLRTTIGLAEENDAFLVASARLATTELAQPLGAS
- the hisB gene encoding imidazoleglycerol-phosphate dehydratase HisB, producing MTGRRARIERTTKESDIVVEIDLDGTGNVHVDTGVPFYDHMLHALGSHASFDLTVRAKGDVEIEGHHTIEDTAIVLGQALGQALGDKKGIRRFGDAYIPMDETLAHAIVDVSGRPYCVHTGEPDHLRHTTIAGSAVPYHTVINRHVFETLANNARIALHVRVLYGRDPHHITEAQYKAVARALRQAVEADPRVSGVPSTKGSL
- the hisH gene encoding imidazole glycerol phosphate synthase subunit HisH, translating into MTTKSVVVLDYGSGNLRSAQRALQRVGAAVEVTADLDAAAAADGLVVPGVGAFEACMSGLRGIAGERVIAERVAAGRPVLGVCVGMQILFARGVEFGVESNGCGQWAGTVTRLDAPVIPHMGWNVVSAAPGSALFKGLDADARFYFVHSYAAQRWEGGPEALLTWATHGVPFLAAVEDGPLSATQFHPEKSGDAGAAVLSNWVEGL
- the priA gene encoding bifunctional 1-(5-phosphoribosyl)-5-((5-phosphoribosylamino)methylideneamino)imidazole-4-carboxamide isomerase/phosphoribosylanthranilate isomerase PriA; this translates as MSLILLPAVDVVEGKAVRLVQGKAGSETEYGSTLDAALTWQRDGAQWVHLVDLDAAFGRGSNRELLAEVVGKLDVAVELSGGIRDDESLQAALATGCARVNVGTAALENPQWCAKAIAEHGDKVAVGLDVQIVDGDHRLRGRGWETDGGDLWEVLERLDGEGCSRFVVTDVTKDGTLTGPNLDLLRAVAERTDIPVIASGGVSSLDDLRAIATLTDSGVEGAIVGKALYAGRFTLPQALAAVAG
- a CDS encoding inositol monophosphatase family protein: MDLDALVEKASAILDAAATPFVAGHRADSAVSKRGDDFATKVDLAIERQVVDALVSATGIPVHGEEFGGADLDLPWVWVLDPVDGTFNYAAGSPMAAILLGLLHDGKPVAGLTWLPFMNERYAAVLGGPVVKNGVPQPPLAEADLNHAIIGVGTFNADSRGRFSGRYRVAVLEELSRVSSRMRMHGATGIDLAYVADGVLGGSISFGDHVWDHAAGVALVRAAGGIVTTLDGDEWTPESRSALAAAPGVHDQLLEMLRGVGHPDEY
- the hisF gene encoding imidazole glycerol phosphate synthase subunit HisF, whose amino-acid sequence is MNIERTESSCTSLAVRVIPCLDVDDGRVVKGVNFENLRDAGDPVELAAAYDAEGADELTFLDVTASSSGRATMLEVVRRTAEQVFIPLTVGGGVRTVADVDALLRAGADKVSINTAAIARPDLLAELAAQFGSQCIVLSVDARTVPAGADPTPSGWEVTTHGGRRGTGIDAVEWAARGAELGVGEILLNSMDADGTRAGFDLPMLRAVRAAVTVPVIASGGAGALDHFAPAVLAGADAVLAASVFHFRQLTIGQVKEAMAAEGITVR
- the hisI gene encoding phosphoribosyl-AMP cyclohydrolase — its product is MTLDPAVAARLKRNADGLFTAVVQERSSGDVLMVAWMDDDALARTLETREGTYFSRSRGEQWIKGATSGHTQRVHAVKLDCDGDAVLLVVDQVGAACHTGDHSCFDADVLLAPPE
- a CDS encoding putative bifunctional diguanylate cyclase/phosphodiesterase, with protein sequence MGAVAPPPTGLRRLVRIAAVPTAAWLTVAVWFQTGWGGSSTLAVVHSAAGLFFPTFAAVSTAVAARRSGGRERTAWLVMTLGLVALEFGAMTVLFHRYWRGSVYPLYPPAAMVGYLILPFVVCVAVLIFPVGYPGVARVRMVLDGAIVAASLFVVAWVTLLRDVYSSTRVGGVDKLLSIACPVSGVVTVTVAVLVLAHADTRWRETLTVLTVGLTLIAASGSAYVYLLARGIYLFDSPLGMGWPAGLVLIGVAALSYPSSAPDPSGKPAALLSDPFYLWLPYIPLAVAGGLELAQFRDHLVSDPARAAAPWLIIAVLARQFLVVAENRRLLHSASDRALHDPLTNLANRVLFHDRLEHAMQLHHRDHRSVAVLSMDLDDFKLINDNLGHPVGDALLVQAAQRLMCCVRTGDTVARLGGDEFAVLIEGAGENVHLIVYQIMEAFERPFTPDGEVIFMRPSAGLAVASLDQPELHATDLLKHADMAMYSAKRQGGGLQTFSPDMHVRVDDGLSFATSDTPPPRGGLGEVRLLSDLRQAINHRALTVLYQPKVDLRTTDVVGAEALVRWPHPVFGLVRPQQFLPLVRQHGLMRTFTDLVLDQALADAAQWLHRGIDVPVAVNLFPPLVGDLTLPDRIFDALDRHELPGDSLIIEITEDLLLDNIERTRDVLEALRERRIHIALDDFGSGYSALTYLRKLPIDEVKVDYDLIGHVLIDPRAEAIVRAVIDLAHALNVTTVAEGVENIRIAEWLRDRGCEVAQGVLYSPPVAASAMMQLIASSAAR